The window CGTCCCTGACTGTCTTTCAGGATATTCAAACAGAGGAATATATCCCCCTTGATGAAATTCCTGAAATTTTACAGGAGGCAGCCTTTGTTGAAAATGATACAGGCAGCAGCTCCGTCATTCCCGCAGAAAATGATAGTAAAAGTGCGAATATGGGAGCCGCAAGGGATACTTCCACGCAAAATACAGTAAACACTGCTGTGCGCAAGGCTTATCTGGATCGTAATTTGAAGGATATACAGCGCAGGATTCGGGACAGGCTGATTTATCCTTCCCAGGCCAGGCGGGCGGGTATACGGGGAACTGTGGAACTGTCTTTTATCATGCTGATAAACGGTTCGGTAAGAGATGTACAGGTACTGACAAGCAGCGGTCAGGAAATGCTCGACATTGCCGCCATCGAGACCATTTATGCCGCCGCCCCCTTTAGGCCGCCCCCCGAAGAAATGAAGCTGATTATTCCCATTACCTATAGCTTAAAATAGAAAGGAGCATTGGGAACCGTTGGTTCCCTTCCGATTAAACCTTTGCAGTTAACGCTGCGTATATATAGGAGCATATATGAAGTCTTTTAAAGTTTTGTTTTGCCTTTTGTTTCTGTTTGGTGTTTTGAATCTCTATGCCGCACCGAGACAGGAGGCCCCGGTTTCTGCGCCCGCAACGCGGCTTTTTACCGACTCTGCAGGACGAACTGTAAAGCTGCCCCAGAATATCAGGCGCA is drawn from Leadbettera azotonutricia ZAS-9 and contains these coding sequences:
- a CDS encoding energy transducer TonB, producing the protein MFLFSIILHGGIFLFFAFNPDTHQKKEAGETKPFSLVNIVLLEPEEPAPASLTVFQDIQTEEYIPLDEIPEILQEAAFVENDTGSSSVIPAENDSKSANMGAARDTSTQNTVNTAVRKAYLDRNLKDIQRRIRDRLIYPSQARRAGIRGTVELSFIMLINGSVRDVQVLTSSGQEMLDIAAIETIYAAAPFRPPPEEMKLIIPITYSLK